Proteins from one Mycobacterium sp. HUMS_12744610 genomic window:
- a CDS encoding ABC transporter ATP-binding protein: protein MTAAVSRAPVPAARSRDFWGSAARLVTRLAPQRGLAVAVIAMGLTGTAIGVIVPRILGHATDLLFNGVLGRQLPAGITKAQAVAAARARGDNTFADLLSGADVVPGRGVDFDAVGRTLAVALAFYLVSALLIWAQARLLNVTVQRTMVALRADAEAKLHRLPLAYFDGRQRGELLSRVTNDIDNVQSSLAMTISQLLTSVLTVVTVLAMMVSISPLLATITVLTLPLSLLATRAIARRSQRLFAAQWASTGRLNAHIEETYSGFTVVKTFGHRAAAREQFRRLNDDLYHAGFGAQFASGLVAPATTFVGNLGYVAVAVVGGLQVATGQITLGNIQAFIQYVRQFNSPLSQVAGMYNTLQSGVASAERVFDLLDEAEETPDPRPAPRPNGLEPRPGGRVEFQHVSFGYRPGVPVIEDLSMVAEPGSTVAIVGPTGAGKTTLVNLLMRFYDVDSGRILFDGIDIATLSRQSLRSRIGMVLQDTWLFEGTIAENIAYGRPEASQDEVSQAAGAAYVDRFVHTLPAGYQTRISGDGGNISAGEKQLITIARAFLARPQLLILDEATSSVDTRTEALVQRALRQLRQGRTSFIIAHRLSTIRDADRIVVVESGRIVEQGNHAELLARRGAYYAMTRA, encoded by the coding sequence GTGACCGCGGCGGTCAGCCGGGCCCCCGTGCCCGCCGCGCGGTCCCGCGACTTCTGGGGTTCGGCCGCCCGGCTGGTCACACGGCTCGCGCCGCAACGGGGGCTGGCCGTGGCGGTGATCGCGATGGGCCTCACCGGCACGGCGATCGGGGTGATCGTTCCGCGGATCCTCGGGCATGCCACCGATCTGCTGTTCAACGGCGTGCTCGGGCGGCAGCTGCCCGCCGGCATCACCAAGGCCCAGGCCGTCGCCGCGGCCCGGGCCCGCGGCGACAACACCTTCGCCGATCTGCTGTCAGGGGCCGACGTGGTGCCGGGCCGGGGCGTGGACTTCGACGCGGTGGGGCGAACCCTGGCGGTGGCCCTGGCGTTCTATCTGGTTTCCGCGCTGCTGATCTGGGCGCAGGCCCGGCTGCTCAACGTCACCGTGCAGCGCACCATGGTCGCCCTGCGTGCCGACGCCGAGGCCAAGCTGCACCGGCTGCCGCTGGCCTACTTCGACGGCCGGCAGCGCGGCGAGTTGCTGAGCCGGGTCACCAACGACATCGACAACGTCCAGTCGTCGCTGGCGATGACGATCAGCCAGTTGCTGACGTCGGTGCTGACCGTGGTGACCGTCCTGGCGATGATGGTGTCGATTTCGCCGCTGCTGGCGACGATCACGGTGCTGACGCTGCCGCTGTCGCTGCTGGCGACGCGTGCGATCGCGCGGCGCTCGCAGCGCCTGTTCGCGGCCCAGTGGGCCAGCACCGGGCGCCTCAACGCCCACATCGAGGAGACCTACAGCGGCTTCACGGTGGTCAAGACGTTCGGCCACCGGGCCGCGGCACGCGAGCAGTTCCGCCGGCTCAACGACGACCTCTACCACGCCGGTTTCGGCGCCCAGTTCGCCTCGGGCCTGGTCGCGCCGGCGACGACGTTCGTCGGCAACCTCGGCTACGTCGCGGTCGCCGTCGTGGGCGGCCTGCAGGTGGCCACGGGGCAGATCACCCTCGGCAACATCCAGGCCTTCATCCAATATGTCCGGCAGTTCAATTCGCCGCTGAGCCAGGTGGCCGGCATGTACAACACGCTGCAGTCCGGGGTGGCCAGCGCCGAGCGGGTTTTCGACCTGCTCGACGAGGCCGAGGAAACTCCGGACCCCCGGCCCGCGCCGCGGCCCAACGGGCTGGAGCCGCGGCCGGGTGGCCGCGTGGAGTTCCAGCACGTGAGCTTCGGCTACCGGCCCGGCGTCCCGGTGATCGAGGACCTGTCGATGGTGGCCGAACCGGGCAGCACGGTGGCCATCGTCGGCCCCACCGGGGCCGGCAAGACCACCCTGGTGAACCTGCTGATGCGGTTCTACGACGTCGATTCGGGCCGAATTCTCTTCGACGGGATCGACATCGCCACGCTGAGCCGGCAGTCGCTGCGATCGCGGATCGGCATGGTGCTGCAGGACACCTGGCTCTTCGAGGGGACGATCGCGGAGAACATCGCCTACGGGCGACCCGAGGCGAGCCAGGACGAGGTGTCCCAGGCGGCCGGGGCGGCCTACGTCGACCGGTTCGTGCACACGCTGCCCGCCGGCTACCAGACCCGGATCAGCGGCGACGGCGGCAACATCAGCGCCGGCGAGAAGCAGCTCATCACGATCGCGCGCGCGTTCCTGGCCCGCCCGCAGCTGTTGATCCTGGACGAGGCGACCAGTTCGGTCGACACCCGCACCGAAGCCCTCGTCCAGCGGGCCCTGCGTCAGCTTCGCCAGGGCAGAACGAGTTTCATCATCGCGCACCGTCTTTCGACGATCCGGGATGCGGACCGGATCGTGGTCGTCGAATCCGGCCGCATCGTCGAGCAGGGCAACCACGCCGAACTGCTCGCGCGGCGGGGCGCCTACTACGCGATGACGCGGGCCTGA
- a CDS encoding ABC transporter ATP-binding protein, producing the protein MLLALLRQYIRPYRRLVAVLMTLQIANTLASLYLPTVNAAIIDDGVSKGDTATIVRLGLVMLFVTGLQVLCSVGATYVGSRTGMGFGRDLRAAVFDHVTTFSERETARFGAPTLLTRSTNDVRQIQYLVQISGTVLVTAPIMCVGGVVMAIDQEAALTWLLLISVPVMAVANYWIMSHMLPLLRGMQRLIDSINRVMRDQLSGVRVMRAFARERFESERFARANAALSNTALSVGNWQALMLPVTTLTINASSVALIWFGGLRIDRGQMQVGALTAFLAYFTQILVAVLMATMTLVVLPRASVCAERITEVLSTRAAVGNPPSPEFPRQGITGVVRVAGVTFTYPGAERPVLQDVSLTATPGTTTAIVGSTGSGKSTLVSLICRLYDVTDGAVLVDDVDVRAYDTERLWSAIGLVPQRGYLFTGTVADNLRYGRTEATEAQMWEALEVAAADGFVRAHPDGLQMRVAQGGINLSGGQRQRLAIARAVIRRPAVYLFDDAFAALDVHTDARVRVALREAAAGATIIFVTQRVSTAAQADHVIVVDDGRVVGAGTHESLLADCATYAEFADSQSVAALQSGRVGGPP; encoded by the coding sequence ATGCTCCTGGCACTGCTGCGCCAGTACATCCGGCCTTACCGCCGGCTGGTCGCGGTGCTGATGACGCTGCAGATCGCCAACACGCTGGCGTCGCTGTACCTGCCGACGGTCAACGCGGCGATCATCGATGACGGCGTGTCCAAGGGCGACACCGCGACCATCGTCAGGCTCGGCCTGGTGATGCTTTTCGTCACCGGCTTGCAGGTGCTGTGCTCGGTCGGGGCGACCTACGTCGGGTCCCGCACGGGGATGGGCTTCGGGCGTGACCTGCGCGCGGCGGTGTTCGACCACGTCACCACCTTCTCCGAGCGCGAGACCGCGCGCTTCGGCGCGCCGACGCTGCTGACCCGCAGCACCAACGACGTCCGGCAGATCCAGTACCTGGTGCAGATCTCGGGCACCGTGCTGGTCACCGCGCCCATCATGTGCGTCGGCGGGGTCGTCATGGCCATCGACCAGGAGGCCGCGCTGACGTGGTTGCTGCTGATCAGCGTCCCGGTCATGGCCGTGGCCAATTACTGGATCATGTCGCACATGCTGCCGCTGCTGCGCGGCATGCAGCGCCTGATCGACAGCATCAACCGGGTGATGCGCGACCAGCTCTCCGGTGTCCGGGTGATGCGGGCGTTCGCGCGCGAGCGCTTCGAGAGCGAGCGCTTTGCCCGCGCCAACGCCGCGCTGTCGAACACCGCGCTGAGCGTCGGCAATTGGCAGGCGCTGATGCTGCCGGTGACCACGCTGACCATCAACGCCTCCAGCGTGGCGCTGATCTGGTTCGGCGGCCTGCGCATCGACCGGGGCCAGATGCAGGTCGGCGCGCTGACCGCATTCCTGGCCTACTTCACCCAGATCCTGGTGGCGGTGCTGATGGCGACGATGACGCTGGTGGTGCTGCCGCGGGCATCGGTGTGCGCCGAACGCATCACCGAGGTGCTCTCCACCCGCGCCGCCGTCGGCAACCCGCCCAGCCCCGAGTTCCCGCGACAGGGCATCACCGGCGTCGTGCGCGTGGCGGGCGTGACGTTCACCTACCCGGGCGCCGAACGTCCGGTGTTGCAGGACGTCTCGCTGACGGCGACACCCGGCACCACCACCGCGATCGTCGGCAGCACCGGGTCGGGCAAATCGACGCTGGTGTCGCTGATCTGCCGGCTCTACGACGTGACCGACGGCGCGGTGCTCGTCGACGACGTCGACGTCCGCGCCTACGACACCGAGCGGCTGTGGTCGGCGATCGGGCTGGTCCCCCAGCGCGGCTACCTGTTCACCGGCACGGTCGCCGACAATTTGCGCTACGGCAGGACCGAGGCGACCGAGGCACAGATGTGGGAGGCGCTGGAGGTCGCCGCCGCCGACGGATTCGTGCGGGCACACCCGGACGGGCTGCAGATGCGGGTCGCGCAGGGCGGGATCAACCTGTCGGGCGGACAACGGCAGCGACTGGCCATCGCCCGCGCGGTCATCCGGCGCCCGGCCGTCTACCTGTTCGACGACGCGTTCGCCGCGCTCGACGTGCACACCGACGCACGGGTGCGGGTCGCGCTGCGGGAGGCGGCCGCCGGCGCGACCATAATCTTTGTCACACAACGTGTTTCGACCGCAGCCCAGGCCGATCACGTGATCGTCGTCGACGACGGGCGGGTGGTCGGCGCGGGCACCCACGAGTCGCTGCTGGCCGACTGTGCGACCTACGCGGAGTTCGCCGACTCCCAGTCGGTGGCCGCCCTGCAATCGGGTCGGGTGGGGGGCCCGCCGTGA
- a CDS encoding DUF3558 domain-containing protein, which produces MRRNPATLAIAAATLTILILAVAACSNSGSNKPGATASSAPGNAEGHHGPMFPQCGGISDQTMAELTKMSGLVNTARNSVGCQWLAGGGILGPHFSFSWYRGSPIGRERKTEELSRASVDDININGHSGFIAVGNEPNLGDSLCEVGIQFQDDFIEWSISFSQKPFPPPCDIARELTRQSIANSK; this is translated from the coding sequence GTGCGGCGTAACCCGGCGACCCTGGCCATTGCCGCCGCGACCTTGACGATCCTGATTCTCGCGGTGGCGGCGTGCTCCAACTCCGGCAGTAACAAGCCGGGGGCCACGGCGTCGTCGGCGCCGGGCAACGCCGAGGGCCACCACGGCCCGATGTTCCCGCAGTGCGGTGGCATCAGCGATCAGACGATGGCGGAACTGACCAAGATGAGCGGGCTGGTCAACACCGCCCGCAACTCGGTGGGATGCCAGTGGTTGGCCGGCGGCGGCATCCTCGGCCCGCATTTCTCTTTCTCCTGGTACCGCGGCAGCCCCATCGGCCGGGAACGCAAAACCGAAGAGCTCTCGCGCGCCAGCGTCGACGACATCAACATCAACGGCCACAGCGGCTTCATCGCGGTCGGCAACGAACCCAACCTCGGCGACTCGCTGTGCGAGGTCGGTATCCAGTTCCAGGACGATTTCATCGAATGGTCGATCAGCTTCAGCCAGAAGCCGTTCCCGCCGCCCTGCGACATCGCTCGCGAGCTAACCCGCCAGTCGATTGCGAATTCGAAGTGA
- a CDS encoding DUF3558 domain-containing protein, which produces MLVVAALLVLTGCSRSVGGNAVKAGSGGVPRNNNSQQQYPNLLKECEVLTTDILAKTVGADPLDIQSTFVGAICRWQAANPAGLIDITRFWFEQGSLSNERKVADFLKYKVESRNIAGIDSIVMRPDDPNGACGVASDAAGVVGWWINPQAPGIDACGQAIKLMELTLATNS; this is translated from the coding sequence ATGCTGGTCGTTGCCGCGTTGTTGGTGCTGACCGGTTGCTCGAGATCGGTCGGTGGCAACGCCGTCAAGGCCGGCTCGGGCGGGGTGCCGCGCAACAACAATTCCCAGCAGCAGTACCCGAACCTGCTCAAGGAATGTGAGGTGTTGACCACCGACATCCTGGCCAAGACGGTCGGCGCCGATCCCCTCGACATCCAGAGCACGTTCGTCGGCGCGATCTGCCGGTGGCAGGCGGCCAACCCGGCCGGCCTGATCGACATCACCAGGTTCTGGTTCGAGCAGGGCAGTCTGAGCAACGAGCGCAAGGTCGCCGACTTCCTGAAATACAAGGTCGAGAGCCGCAACATCGCAGGGATCGACTCGATCGTGATGCGCCCGGACGACCCCAACGGCGCGTGCGGGGTGGCCAGCGACGCGGCCGGGGTGGTCGGCTGGTGGATCAACCCCCAGGCGCCGGGCATCGACGCTTGCGGACAGGCCATCAAGCTCATGGAGCTGACGCTGGCCACCAACTCCTAA
- a CDS encoding SixA phosphatase family protein has product MNVLRTLLLLRHAKSDYPDGVADHDRPLAPRGIREAGLAGDWLRANVTTVDAVLCSTSTRTRQTLARTGINAPTRYAERLYGAAPGTVIEEINTVGDEVKTLLVVGHEPTMSGLALVLAGADGTVAERIAAKFPTSAIAVLAVPCGWEDL; this is encoded by the coding sequence GTGAATGTACTTCGCACCCTGCTGCTGCTGCGGCACGCGAAATCCGACTACCCCGACGGAGTCGCCGACCACGACCGGCCGCTGGCACCGCGCGGCATCCGGGAGGCGGGACTGGCCGGTGATTGGCTGCGCGCCAACGTGACCACCGTCGACGCCGTGCTGTGCTCGACGTCGACCCGCACGCGGCAAACCCTGGCACGCACCGGAATAAATGCCCCGACGCGTTACGCCGAACGCCTCTACGGCGCCGCCCCCGGCACCGTCATCGAGGAGATCAACACGGTGGGCGACGAGGTCAAGACCCTGCTCGTGGTCGGCCACGAGCCGACGATGTCCGGCCTGGCACTCGTGCTGGCCGGTGCCGACGGCACCGTCGCCGAGCGGATCGCAGCGAAGTTCCCGACGTCGGCGATCGCCGTGCTCGCCGTACCCTGCGGGTGGGAGGACCTGTAG
- a CDS encoding metallophosphoesterase family protein, producing MRFLHTADWQLGMTRHFLAGDAQPRYSAARRDAVAGLGALAAEVGAEFVVVAGDVFEHNQLAPQVVSQSLEAMRAIGIPVYLLPGNHDPLDASSVYTSVLFTSECPGNVRVLDRAGVHQVRPGLEIVAAPWRSKVPTTDLVADVLDGLSPGTTTRILLAHGGVDELDPDPGKPSLIRLAGLEDALDRGVVHYAALGDKHSLTRVGAGGRVWYSGSPEVTNFDDVESDPGHVLVVDIDDTSGAVSVTPRNVGRWRFVTLRRQVDNSRDIADLDLNLDLMPAKDRTVVRLALAGSLTVTDRAALDACLDKYARLFAWLGLWDRHTDLAVIPADGEFTDLGIGGFAAAAVEELVATAREGDTDTAVDAQAALALLLRLVDRGAA from the coding sequence ATGCGATTCCTGCACACCGCCGACTGGCAGCTGGGCATGACCCGGCACTTTCTCGCCGGTGACGCCCAGCCGCGGTATTCGGCCGCGCGCCGCGACGCGGTGGCCGGCCTGGGCGCATTGGCGGCCGAGGTCGGCGCCGAGTTCGTCGTGGTGGCCGGTGACGTCTTCGAACACAACCAGCTCGCCCCCCAGGTGGTGAGCCAGTCGCTGGAAGCCATGCGCGCCATCGGAATCCCCGTCTACCTGCTGCCGGGCAACCACGATCCGCTGGACGCCTCGTCGGTGTACACCAGCGTGCTGTTCACCTCGGAATGCCCGGGCAACGTCAGGGTGCTCGACCGGGCAGGGGTGCACCAGGTCCGGCCCGGGCTGGAGATCGTGGCCGCGCCCTGGCGCTCGAAGGTCCCGACGACCGACCTGGTCGCCGACGTCCTGGACGGTCTGTCCCCGGGCACGACCACCCGGATCCTGCTAGCCCACGGTGGTGTCGACGAACTCGACCCCGATCCCGGCAAACCCTCGCTGATCCGGCTCGCCGGGCTCGAGGACGCGCTGGACCGGGGCGTCGTGCACTACGCGGCGCTGGGGGACAAGCATTCGCTGACCCGGGTTGGCGCCGGCGGCCGGGTCTGGTACTCCGGTTCCCCGGAGGTCACCAACTTCGACGACGTCGAATCCGACCCGGGGCATGTCCTGGTCGTCGACATCGACGACACATCGGGCGCCGTCTCGGTGACACCCCGAAACGTCGGTCGCTGGCGGTTCGTCACGCTGCGTCGCCAGGTCGACAACAGCCGCGACATCGCCGATCTCGACCTCAACCTCGACCTGATGCCGGCGAAGGACCGGACGGTGGTACGGCTGGCGCTGGCCGGTTCGCTGACCGTCACCGACCGCGCCGCGCTGGACGCGTGCCTGGACAAATACGCGCGGTTGTTCGCCTGGCTCGGGCTGTGGGACCGGCACACCGACCTGGCCGTGATCCCCGCCGATGGCGAGTTCACCGATCTGGGCATCGGCGGGTTCGCCGCCGCGGCCGTCGAGGAACTCGTGGCGACCGCGCGCGAGGGCGACACCGACACCGCCGTCGACGCCCAGGCGGCGCTGGCGCTGTTGCTGAGGCTGGTCGACCGGGGGGCGGCATGA
- a CDS encoding AAA family ATPase yields the protein MKLHRLVLTNYRGIAHRDIAFPDHGVVVVCGANEIGKSSMIEALDLLLECRDRSTKKEVKQVKPTNSDVGSEVSAEISCGPYRFVYRKRFHKKCETELAVLTPRREQLTGDEAHERVTAMLAETVDADLWRAQRVLQSASTAAVNLSGCDALSRALDVAAAHSGADAALSGTEPLLVERIDTEYGRYFTPTGRPTGEWATAISRRDKAEAAVAECAAAVAEVDERVRRHADLTEQVAELSQERMAAGRRLAAARDAADRVAELTGQAREAGLVAAAAGATRDAAAAAHEGRVRLLSEIASRTATVSAAEAAAREAAEAQAVAREAAGAADAAAEAATQSLLDLQRRVDAARRTVAGLAEREEADRLRARLAKIEALQADRDRTCAQLSAVAVTEQVLGRIEDAAAAVDRIGAQLTLISAAVEFTAAADVELSTGDQRVSLSAGETWSITATGPTIVEVPGVLSARVTPGAAALDLRAEHAAAQHELSAALATGAVADLAGARSEGRRRRELESGRDRLNATLAGLCGDDDVDHLRERLTQLCAARQDGAVLLAIDADAARAELDSAERARAAANTACETAREAAAAARARLNESVMQATVLLNKSEAQRAELAAAAERLARERASSGDEDLAAAAQATLVAARAAEQRVAELAEQLAAAAPDAVAAELQAATVEATSLQQRYEDAARALREVGIELSVIGNEGRKGKLDAAETELEHATDEYARIGGRARAAQLLRSVMTRHRENTRLRYVEPYRSELQRLGRPVFGPTFEVDIDPDLRIRSRTLDGVTVPYESLSGGAKEQLGILARLAGAALVAKEDTVPVVVDDALGFTDPDRLATMGQVFDTVGVHGQVIVLTCSPGRYDGVKGAHRIDLNV from the coding sequence ATGAAGCTGCACCGGCTGGTCCTGACGAACTACCGCGGCATCGCGCACCGGGACATCGCGTTTCCCGACCACGGTGTGGTCGTGGTGTGTGGCGCCAACGAGATTGGCAAGTCGTCGATGATCGAGGCGCTGGACCTGCTGCTGGAATGCCGGGACCGTTCGACGAAAAAGGAAGTCAAGCAGGTCAAGCCCACCAACAGCGACGTCGGCTCGGAGGTCAGCGCCGAGATCAGCTGCGGGCCTTATCGTTTCGTCTACCGCAAGCGGTTTCACAAGAAGTGCGAGACGGAGCTGGCGGTGCTGACGCCGCGCCGCGAGCAGCTGACCGGCGACGAAGCCCACGAGCGCGTCACGGCGATGCTGGCCGAGACGGTGGACGCCGATCTGTGGCGTGCCCAGCGGGTGCTGCAGAGCGCGTCGACCGCCGCGGTGAATCTGTCGGGCTGCGATGCGCTGTCGCGGGCGCTGGACGTCGCTGCCGCGCATTCGGGCGCCGACGCGGCGCTGTCGGGGACCGAGCCGCTCCTGGTCGAAAGGATCGACACCGAGTACGGCCGCTACTTCACCCCGACCGGGCGCCCCACCGGGGAGTGGGCCACCGCGATCTCCCGGCGGGACAAGGCCGAGGCCGCGGTCGCCGAATGCGCGGCGGCCGTCGCCGAGGTCGACGAGCGGGTGCGCCGCCACGCCGACCTGACCGAGCAGGTGGCCGAGTTGTCCCAGGAGCGGATGGCCGCCGGGCGGCGCCTGGCGGCCGCCCGGGACGCCGCCGACAGGGTAGCCGAACTCACCGGCCAGGCGCGCGAAGCCGGGCTGGTCGCGGCCGCGGCGGGCGCGACGCGCGACGCCGCGGCCGCCGCCCACGAGGGCCGCGTGCGGCTGCTCAGCGAAATCGCTTCTCGCACAGCAACTGTTAGCGCCGCCGAGGCGGCGGCGCGGGAGGCCGCCGAGGCGCAGGCGGTGGCGCGGGAGGCCGCCGGGGCGGCCGACGCCGCGGCCGAAGCCGCGACGCAATCCCTGCTGGACCTGCAACGCCGCGTCGACGCCGCCCGGCGCACGGTGGCGGGCCTCGCCGAGCGCGAGGAGGCCGACCGCCTGCGGGCCCGGCTGGCCAAGATCGAGGCCCTTCAGGCCGACCGCGACCGGACCTGCGCGCAACTGTCTGCGGTCGCGGTCACCGAGCAGGTGCTCGGACGGATCGAGGATGCCGCGGCCGCGGTCGATCGCATCGGTGCGCAGCTGACGCTGATCTCGGCGGCGGTCGAGTTCACCGCGGCCGCCGACGTCGAACTGTCCACCGGCGACCAACGGGTGTCGTTGTCGGCCGGTGAAACCTGGTCGATCACCGCCACCGGTCCCACCATTGTCGAGGTGCCCGGCGTGCTGAGCGCGCGGGTCACTCCCGGTGCGGCCGCGCTCGATTTGCGGGCCGAACATGCTGCGGCGCAACACGAGCTGTCCGCCGCGCTGGCCACCGGCGCGGTGGCGGACCTGGCCGGGGCGCGCTCGGAAGGCCGGCGTCGCCGCGAACTCGAGAGCGGCCGCGACCGGTTGAACGCCACGTTGGCCGGGCTGTGCGGCGACGACGATGTCGACCACCTGCGCGAGCGCCTGACACAGCTCTGTGCCGCCAGGCAAGACGGGGCCGTCCTCCTGGCCATCGATGCCGATGCCGCCCGTGCCGAACTCGACTCCGCCGAACGGGCCCGCGCGGCCGCGAACACCGCCTGCGAGACCGCCCGCGAGGCGGCGGCCGCCGCCCGCGCCCGGCTCAACGAATCGGTCATGCAGGCAACGGTTTTGCTGAACAAATCCGAAGCCCAGCGCGCGGAACTGGCCGCGGCCGCCGAGCGGCTGGCCCGGGAGCGAGCATCGTCCGGTGATGAGGACCTCGCCGCGGCGGCGCAGGCCACGCTGGTGGCGGCCCGGGCCGCCGAGCAGCGCGTGGCCGAGCTGGCCGAACAGCTGGCCGCGGCGGCCCCGGACGCGGTGGCCGCCGAACTGCAGGCAGCGACCGTCGAGGCCACATCCCTGCAGCAGCGCTACGAGGACGCCGCCCGCGCGCTGCGCGAGGTCGGCATCGAACTCTCGGTCATCGGCAACGAGGGCCGCAAGGGCAAACTCGACGCCGCCGAGACCGAACTCGAGCACGCCACGGACGAGTACGCCCGCATCGGCGGCCGGGCCCGCGCCGCGCAGTTGTTGCGCTCGGTGATGACGCGCCACCGCGAGAACACCCGGCTGCGCTACGTCGAGCCCTACCGGAGCGAACTGCAGCGGCTCGGTCGCCCCGTGTTCGGGCCGACCTTCGAGGTCGACATCGATCCTGACCTGCGCATCCGCAGCCGAACCCTCGACGGCGTCACGGTGCCCTACGAATCCCTGTCAGGCGGGGCCAAAGAGCAACTCGGCATTTTGGCACGGCTCGCTGGCGCCGCGCTGGTCGCCAAGGAGGACACCGTCCCGGTGGTGGTCGACGACGCCCTCGGGTTCACCGATCCCGACCGGCTGGCCACGATGGGGCAGGTGTTCGACACGGTGGGCGTGCACGGGCAGGTGATCGTGCTGACCTGCAGCCCCGGCCGCTACGACGGCGTCAAGGGGGCGCACCGCATCGACCTCAACGTCTAG
- a CDS encoding alpha/beta hydrolase, producing MTMNAKRRRTHDKLARLPGVRPVRRPVSPGSAEEFDLYYVRAGRKSTHPLVIIPGGPGVASVLMYQGFRRRAAAAGLDVIMIEHRGVGMSRHDDSGADLPPEAITVEEVVDDVAAVLEDAHVDSAVLYGTSYGTYIAAGVGVRHPGRVRSMILDSPLLSRHDIAMVRDAVRGLLLAGDGPESAALAPKMRKLVDAGVMTASAGELAAWMYGYGGPALLDRQLNLLLDGRTLLWHTLSRSTKILNRKVPYRFEADLVSRIAFRELDYAAEPDGLPLDPAVALRETLSPTAAFEAEPFDLAAEMPKFDWPTVLLSGGRDLVTPPAVARRIASLIPGAVLLTLPTMAHSALDFREPAALAVIAAVWDGAPSRLVGQGARLDALPPRTGVRLLWKALDAAAAVEGALPYPAPLRRRLRTA from the coding sequence ATGACCATGAACGCTAAGCGGCGCCGCACGCACGACAAGCTGGCCCGACTGCCCGGGGTGCGGCCGGTGCGCCGGCCGGTCTCGCCGGGCAGCGCCGAAGAGTTCGACCTCTACTACGTGCGCGCCGGCCGCAAGTCCACCCACCCGCTGGTGATCATCCCCGGAGGGCCGGGTGTGGCCTCGGTGCTGATGTACCAGGGCTTCCGGCGGCGCGCCGCCGCGGCCGGCCTCGACGTCATCATGATCGAGCACCGCGGGGTGGGCATGTCGCGCCACGACGACTCCGGCGCCGACCTCCCGCCCGAGGCGATTACCGTCGAGGAGGTCGTCGACGACGTCGCCGCCGTGCTCGAGGACGCTCACGTCGACTCGGCGGTCCTCTACGGGACCTCCTACGGCACCTACATCGCGGCCGGGGTCGGCGTCCGCCACCCCGGCCGGGTGCGGTCGATGATCCTGGATTCGCCGCTGCTGTCGCGCCACGACATCGCGATGGTTCGCGACGCGGTGCGCGGGCTGTTGCTTGCCGGCGACGGCCCGGAGTCCGCCGCGCTGGCGCCGAAGATGCGCAAGCTCGTCGACGCCGGGGTGATGACCGCGTCCGCCGGAGAGCTGGCCGCCTGGATGTACGGCTACGGCGGCCCCGCCCTGCTCGACCGCCAGCTCAACCTGTTGCTGGACGGGCGAACGCTGCTGTGGCACACACTGTCCCGCTCCACCAAGATACTCAACCGCAAGGTGCCGTACCGTTTCGAGGCCGATCTGGTCAGCCGCATCGCGTTCCGTGAACTCGACTACGCCGCCGAGCCCGACGGGCTGCCCCTCGACCCGGCCGTAGCGCTACGCGAAACACTTTCCCCGACAGCGGCTTTCGAAGCCGAACCATTCGACCTGGCGGCCGAGATGCCGAAGTTCGACTGGCCCACGGTTCTGCTTTCCGGTGGCCGCGACCTGGTCACACCGCCGGCGGTGGCCCGCCGGATCGCGTCGCTGATCCCCGGTGCCGTGTTGCTGACGCTGCCCACGATGGCGCACAGCGCACTGGACTTTCGCGAGCCCGCGGCCCTGGCCGTCATCGCCGCGGTGTGGGACGGTGCGCCATCCAGGCTGGTCGGCCAGGGCGCGCGGCTGGACGCGCTCCCGCCGCGCACCGGGGTGCGGCTGCTGTGGAAGGCGCTCGACGCGGCCGCGGCCGTGGAGGGCGCGCTGCCGTATCCGGCGCCGCTGCGCCGCCGGCTCAGGACCGCATGA